Proteins encoded by one window of Mesorhizobium sp. INR15:
- a CDS encoding BMP family protein — MTIHRRNFIVLSGATLALAALRPAWAQGYKVAIIMPGNITDKSWSQSGYEGIQQVKDKLGVEIAYSEKVAQADQAEAMADYARRGYQLVIGHGGEFQDAAKRVASKYPETIFLVNNGQQGGGNLASADFYYAQPGYLLGYMAGKMSKTGKAGFIGGQKIKFSLDLNSSFEAGFKAAGGKDVFTAYTNDWDDIAKGKEAALNQISQGADFVFPTMDNAVIGSLQACKEKGAWGMGIYYDAIADWPDTVAQSAIFDIKGAMLDYVAYGKDGKLEGKNYHFDLKVPEACRIGTFHASVPEAIKNEILALSDKMKSGELKV, encoded by the coding sequence ATGACAATCCACAGACGGAATTTCATTGTGCTGAGCGGAGCCACGCTTGCCCTGGCCGCGCTGCGTCCGGCATGGGCGCAAGGCTACAAAGTCGCCATCATCATGCCCGGCAACATCACCGACAAGTCGTGGAGCCAGTCCGGCTACGAAGGCATCCAGCAAGTCAAGGACAAGCTCGGCGTCGAGATCGCCTATAGCGAGAAGGTCGCGCAAGCCGATCAGGCCGAGGCCATGGCCGACTACGCACGGCGCGGCTACCAGCTGGTTATCGGCCATGGCGGCGAGTTCCAGGACGCGGCCAAGCGCGTCGCGTCCAAATACCCCGAAACGATCTTCCTGGTGAACAACGGCCAGCAGGGCGGCGGCAATCTCGCCTCCGCGGACTTCTATTACGCACAACCCGGCTATCTGCTCGGCTACATGGCCGGCAAGATGTCCAAGACCGGCAAGGCCGGCTTCATCGGCGGCCAGAAGATCAAGTTCTCGCTCGACCTGAACTCCAGTTTCGAAGCAGGCTTCAAGGCAGCCGGCGGCAAGGACGTCTTCACCGCCTATACCAACGACTGGGATGACATCGCCAAGGGCAAGGAAGCCGCGCTCAACCAGATTTCACAGGGCGCCGATTTCGTCTTCCCGACCATGGACAACGCCGTCATCGGCAGCCTGCAGGCGTGCAAGGAAAAGGGCGCCTGGGGCATGGGCATCTATTACGACGCGATCGCCGACTGGCCGGACACGGTGGCTCAATCGGCCATCTTCGACATCAAGGGAGCCATGCTCGACTATGTTGCCTACGGCAAGGACGGCAAGCTTGAAGGCAAGAACTATCATTTCGATCTGAAGGTGCCTGAAGCCTGCCGCATCGGCACCTTCCACGCTTCGGTGCCGGAGGCCATCAAGAACGAGATCCTGGCGCTGTCCGACAAGATGAAGTCCGGTGAGCTGAAGGTCTGA
- a CDS encoding RraA family protein: MTSYPNDAELFRLLETELFVAVVGDVMDTIGLQHQFLPPVFKPVDEKTRLIGRAMPVLETDIFASEGGAPKNPVMSKAFGLMFEALDDLKPGEIYVASGSSPRYALWGELMSTRARILGARGALLNGFARDIDGIRALDFPCFCTGYYAQDQGVRGKVIDYRCALEIGGVRIEPGTLLFGDKEGVLVIPRDAEQEVVRLAIEKVRGEKRVAKAIQNGMSAVDAYRTFGIM; the protein is encoded by the coding sequence ATGACATCCTATCCCAACGACGCCGAACTGTTCCGACTGCTGGAGACCGAACTCTTCGTTGCCGTTGTCGGCGACGTCATGGACACGATCGGCCTCCAGCATCAATTCCTGCCGCCGGTGTTCAAACCGGTCGACGAGAAGACACGGCTGATCGGCCGCGCCATGCCTGTGCTGGAGACAGACATCTTCGCGTCCGAGGGCGGTGCGCCGAAAAACCCGGTGATGAGCAAGGCGTTCGGCTTGATGTTCGAAGCGCTGGACGATTTGAAGCCGGGCGAGATCTATGTCGCGAGCGGGTCTTCCCCTCGCTATGCCTTGTGGGGAGAGCTGATGTCGACGCGCGCCAGAATTCTCGGTGCGCGTGGCGCGCTGCTGAATGGATTCGCCCGTGACATAGACGGCATCCGCGCACTCGACTTCCCCTGCTTCTGTACCGGCTACTACGCTCAGGACCAGGGCGTACGCGGCAAGGTGATCGACTATCGCTGCGCGCTGGAAATCGGCGGCGTGCGCATCGAGCCTGGAACCCTGCTGTTCGGCGACAAGGAAGGCGTCCTCGTCATTCCACGCGACGCCGAGCAGGAGGTGGTGCGTTTGGCGATCGAGAAGGTTCGCGGCGAAAAACGCGTGGCAAAGGCGATCCAAAATGGCATGAGCGCTGTCGATGCCTACCGAACCTTCGGTATCATGTGA
- a CDS encoding LysR family transcriptional regulator: protein MSKNSKFPLDGLDINLLRLFCIIVECNGFSAAQARTNISAASISSKMSTLESRLGLKLCRRGRAGFKLTAEGQNVYEAAAVIFQSHNSFVRDVGELRKNLTGRLSIGVVDTTVSNPQMPLSSAIARFHDKYSDVYLTMQIMEPAQLERGLLEGSLHLAVAPFYHRVPGLHYQPFVDEVHLLHCARGHPLFEQAPDNVDIEAIARSKYVIRGHVPANIELASERIVDSASVIDMEAMMHLILSGRFVGFLPMHFARFWTASDQIRPLLPSRIRHVSHFEVAVKRDRMNERLTKAFLGELLRNAPAAEPR from the coding sequence GTGAGCAAGAATTCGAAATTTCCGCTCGACGGCCTCGACATCAACCTCTTGCGGCTGTTCTGTATCATTGTCGAATGCAACGGCTTCTCGGCGGCACAGGCCCGCACGAACATCAGCGCCGCTTCGATCAGCAGCAAGATGTCGACCCTGGAATCGCGCCTCGGGCTGAAACTCTGCCGGCGCGGCCGTGCCGGCTTCAAGCTGACGGCCGAAGGCCAGAATGTCTACGAGGCCGCCGCCGTCATTTTCCAGTCGCACAATTCGTTCGTGCGCGATGTCGGTGAACTGCGCAAGAATTTGACCGGCAGGCTCAGCATCGGCGTCGTCGACACGACGGTGAGCAACCCGCAAATGCCGCTGTCCTCGGCCATTGCGCGCTTCCATGACAAGTACAGCGATGTCTATCTGACCATGCAGATCATGGAGCCGGCGCAGCTTGAAAGAGGGTTGCTCGAAGGCAGTCTGCATCTCGCGGTGGCGCCCTTCTACCATCGCGTCCCCGGCTTGCACTACCAGCCATTCGTCGACGAGGTGCACCTGCTGCATTGCGCCAGGGGCCACCCGCTGTTCGAGCAGGCGCCCGACAATGTCGATATCGAGGCGATCGCGCGCAGCAAATACGTCATTCGCGGCCATGTCCCGGCAAACATCGAACTGGCCTCGGAACGCATCGTCGACTCGGCGTCCGTCATCGACATGGAAGCGATGATGCATCTCATCCTGTCGGGCCGCTTTGTCGGTTTCCTGCCCATGCATTTCGCCCGCTTCTGGACCGCTTCCGACCAGATCCGGCCGCTGCTTCCCAGCCGCATCCGCCATGTCTCGCATTTCGAGGTGGCGGTGAAGCGCGACCGCATGAACGAGCGCCTGACCAAGGCTTTCCTCGGCGAATTGCTGCGCAACGCACCCGCCGCCGAGCCGCGCTGA